The DNA window TGCCCGTTGCCGCGCCCACGATCAGCGCGCGCTTGCCGTCGTAACGGAACCTCTCGATCGCCATCGCCTGCACCTCCGCGCGCGCAGCCTATGCCAGTGCGCCGCGCTTCGCGCAATCATGCGCGATCACACGAAGGGAACGCGCCCATGGATCCGACTCGAACCACGCGCCGCGACGCACTGCGCGCCGCCGCCAGCCTCGGCGCGACGGTGCTCGCTGCCGCCGCGCTTGCGGAAGAGACGGCGCCCGCGGCGCCGGCGCCGCTCGCGCACTTCAGCTTCACGAAGCTGCAAGTCGCCGATCTCGAGAAGTGCGCCGCGTTCTACACGAGCGTCGCGGGCCTCACCGAGCAATCGCGCGTCGACACCGACAGCGGCGGGCGCAAGCTCTCCGAGATCATCTTCAACGCGACGATGCCAGGCGGCGCGAGCTTCGTGCTGATCCACTACTACGACTCGCCGAAGCCTGTCGTCGGGGAGCTGATCCTCGGTTTCTACACGAGCGACATCGACGGCTTCGCCGCGCGCGCCGTCGCGGCCGGCGGCAGCATCGTGCGCGAGCCGTGGGAGATCACGGAGATGAAGCTCCGCGTCGCGTTCGTGGCGGACCCTGAGGGCCACGTGATCGAGATCGTGGAGGAGCAGGCGTAATCCATGGCGCGAAAGCGGCGTTTTCGGCGCTGGGTATCGCGAGCTCCAAGGAAGACACGGCATCTCGGGGAGCTCGTCCTCGAGGAGTGGCTTCCGCAAATGGCGAAGCACGGGTTCGCGGAGGTTGAGTGCAATCTCCGACGATCCGATTCCCCACTGGACGGTCGCGAGCTGCAATTCGAGAGTTGGGGTGCGGAGTACGTCGACACCGTGCACTTGTGGTTTGACAAGTACGACTCGCCCCGTTTTCAGATTGCCTTCAATCGTCGCCTGATCTCCGACCAGGATCAGATCGTGCGAGGCGGCCGTCTCGTGAGGCGCGCGAGCGAGTACTACCACGAATGGGGCAAGCCGCGATGGCAGCCGCTCTTGCTGTGGACCGAGCGGCGCGCGAGATCTCAAGTAGACGTCGTCGTTCGGCGGACGCCTCAGATTGTTGAGTTCCTCGAGACTGGAGCGCGCGGGCCGAACGTCAACCGCGAAGTCCGAGTGGAAGCGGCGGGGCATGCTGGATCAGTCGCGCTGACGGAGTAGCGAGGTCGCGGGCGCATGGGCACTACGGTCCAGCAGTTCGTGCGCGCCCGCCGCATACTTCCGCACTTCGCTGCGAGGAGGTGTAAGTGTCGGATTTGGGAGTCTTCCGCGGCGGCGTCGCCGTCATCACGGGCGCCGGCAGCGGCATCGGCGAGGGCATGGCGCGCACCGCGGCGAAGGCGGGCGCGACCGTCGTGCTCGCGGACATCTCGCTCGAGCGCGCAGAGAAAGTCGCGGGCGAGATCCGCGCCGCCGGCGGCGCGGCGCACGCGCTGCGCGTCGACACCGCGGACGCCAGCTCGGTCGATGCGCTCGCGCGCGAGGTGCACGCGCGCTTCGGCGACGTGCGGCTGCTGCTCAACAACGCCGGCATCGAGACGATCGGCCTCGCCTGGGAGCTCTCCGCGGCGGCATGGCAGCGCATCGTCGACATCAACGTGCTCGGCCCCATCCACGGCGTGCGCGCGTTCGCGCCGCGCATGCTCGCGGCGAAGCAGCGCGCGTTCATCGCGAACACCGCGTCCGTGGGCGCGTTCGGGATGATGCCGGCGCAGAATCCGTACGTGA is part of the Deltaproteobacteria bacterium genome and encodes:
- a CDS encoding SDR family NAD(P)-dependent oxidoreductase, encoding MSDLGVFRGGVAVITGAGSGIGEGMARTAAKAGATVVLADISLERAEKVAGEIRAAGGAAHALRVDTADASSVDALAREVHARFGDVRLLLNNAGIETIGLAWELSAAAWQRIVDINVLGPIHGVRAFAPRMLAAKQRAFIANTASVGAFGMMPAQNPYVMSKHAVLSFTEGLRMEMELVGAPVSVSVITPGPVATRIFRDGHIAGEGAAQHQLQMEAMVSAGISGLEAGERILRGIASGEFWVSTHPEMTLAMAKQRAEHLASLSTPVITPPLRALLGPDK
- a CDS encoding VOC family protein; protein product: MDPTRTTRRDALRAAASLGATVLAAAALAEETAPAAPAPLAHFSFTKLQVADLEKCAAFYTSVAGLTEQSRVDTDSGGRKLSEIIFNATMPGGASFVLIHYYDSPKPVVGELILGFYTSDIDGFAARAVAAGGSIVREPWEITEMKLRVAFVADPEGHVIEIVEEQA